One segment of Clostridium ljungdahlii DSM 13528 DNA contains the following:
- the hydE gene encoding [FeFe] hydrogenase H-cluster radical SAM maturase HydE, whose protein sequence is MGDKLLESIEKAELNHTLDKSEIVELFNSNEHNEELFKAADRVRKKYVGDEVHLRGLIEFSNICKRNCMYCGLRRDNKNIKRYRIEPDKIIELAKKAVGYGYKTVVLQSGEDDYYTVDKLKYIISNMKKMDIAVTLSIGEKTFEEYKAFKEAGADRYLIRIETTDPELYAKMDPGMSYENRKRCLKDLGKLGYEVGTGCLIGLPGQTFESLAEDILFFKEIDADMVGVGPFIPNADTPLRDEKGGTFINALKVMAISRLIMPDINLPGTTAMETLNPRGRTIALQSGANVVMPNVTEGVYRKLYALYPGKICTGDTPAQCRDCITGKIITIGRVISGSKGFRVKK, encoded by the coding sequence ATGGGGGATAAATTACTAGAATCAATTGAAAAAGCTGAATTGAATCATACACTTGATAAAAGTGAAATAGTTGAATTATTTAACAGTAACGAACATAATGAAGAACTTTTTAAAGCGGCAGACAGAGTAAGAAAAAAATATGTAGGGGATGAAGTACATTTAAGAGGACTGATAGAATTTTCTAATATATGCAAAAGAAATTGCATGTACTGTGGACTTAGACGTGATAATAAAAATATCAAAAGATATAGAATAGAGCCGGATAAAATAATCGAATTAGCAAAAAAAGCAGTAGGATACGGCTATAAAACAGTTGTTTTGCAGTCTGGAGAAGACGATTACTATACTGTAGATAAGCTAAAATACATAATATCAAATATGAAGAAAATGGACATAGCTGTAACTCTAAGCATAGGTGAAAAAACTTTTGAGGAGTATAAAGCTTTTAAAGAAGCTGGAGCAGATAGATATTTAATAAGAATAGAAACTACGGATCCGGAACTGTATGCAAAAATGGACCCCGGGATGAGTTATGAAAATAGAAAACGCTGCTTGAAAGATCTTGGAAAGTTAGGATATGAAGTTGGTACAGGATGTCTTATAGGTCTTCCTGGCCAAACTTTTGAGTCGCTTGCAGAGGATATATTATTTTTTAAAGAAATAGATGCAGATATGGTAGGAGTAGGGCCTTTTATTCCAAATGCAGATACGCCTTTAAGAGATGAAAAAGGTGGAACGTTTATAAATGCTCTTAAAGTTATGGCTATAAGCAGACTGATTATGCCAGATATTAATCTTCCTGGTACAACAGCTATGGAAACTTTAAATCCAAGAGGCAGGACTATAGCTCTTCAGAGTGGAGCTAATGTAGTTATGCCAAATGTAACGGAAGGTGTATATAGGAAGCTTTATGCACTATATCCAGGTAAAATTTGCACAGGGGATACTCCTGCCCAATGCAGAGATTGTATAACCGGTAAAATAATTACTATAGGAAGGGTCATATCTGGTTCTAAAGGATTTAGAGTAAAAAAATAG